The Malus domestica chromosome 17, GDT2T_hap1 genome contains the following window.
tgtgaagcctcagtacttgaagcCTTAGTACTCGGTGGAGCTCCAGGAAGAAAaggcgccggaggttgactgtttgaagcctcaccactcggcagagctccaagaagaagaggcgccggaggttgactATTTGGAGCCTCAACACTTGGTAGAGCTCTGGAGGACGAAGGCAGTAGATGCCTTTGGAGTAAAGCCACAAACGTCTGATGGTCACTCTGAATCCGACCttcagattcctgcagttggtcgagctttcttttcatgcttgtTGAGTAACTATTGgcaagcatgtgcaactctctgttttcatgcttaagccctctaatctcttgcttaagactcgccacctcagccatcagtGACTcgacttgacgggttcgagcaagcAAGCGTTACCCCATATTTGATACAGAGCccgcacattgaacactgaaagccaaaGAGTCCTGAACAGCCAGCTCATCAGACCGCTTGGAAAGGATCATGTTGTCCTTGGGGGTGAGAAGATTTCTAGCTATCATCGTAGCGGTTATGTCATTCTTGATCATAGAGTCCCTAACTGTAAGAGGACTGGTGGTGGTTAAGaaagacgggcgccatatgttgtttggagaagaCATATCAACATCTTccccaacattcaaatcaagacaACGATCAGATGGGTAAGccatttgcaaaaaaaaaaatgatgaaagaagaAGAGGTCGTGTAAGTTGAATTCTTAGAAATACAAAATGAGGGAAATTCCTAATAGGTAGCAACTTTCTAAGTGTGTTTTTGAACACGAttaatgcctctataaaaaataagaGGCAACAGGGCCtgttcagaaatcaaagaggcaacgTGGCCCCAGAAACCAAAAGAGGCACCTCtccccgaatttcaaaagccggGTCGTttattcagaaatcgaaaaggcaacAAGGCCACcggttcaaagatcgaagaggcactgctctctgaATTTCAAAAGATCGGATTTTCTGGATTTATCAGCACCTTCCACACGCAgcctcaactttgcggaaatcatgcgcaactttgtcaaaaaatttctgacaaagttgaaaacgcgtgaaTCTTACTATTTCAATtacccaacggttgccgacaagagtaaaGGAGTAGTGCCACTGCTGGCTGTTGgaaaattcctatatatgtcgaccttcgtCCTCCATAGCAGGACAGACCTACAGAAAATGCCCAACCCTTCCTCACTTCCGAGAGTGCACTCCCAGCAGagcctcttgaaatactcagttttcttcctctccgggAATATccttgcaaacaaatgacaccaaagcaaaagtatctcatattaccagggtagaaagcaagagtatctcatatcatgctttctccctgtcttttccgttgtccttgtttttacctgcaaggaCAAGGATAAAGAATGCAATATGtcagaacctccactcaaactccgggtaaggaatcgactacctggaacctttgcttggttgcttacctgacattgctctcgagtactcgttttcagctgctgatgtacttccgaagaagatgccatatTTGCCTGGAGGACAgataagtgaaaatgataccttgaagcatgtggagacaacgtgctgatttccTTTAAGATCAAGTCTCCCATTCCCTGCACAATCAACCAAcctagcagaaggagtctgagttgaatccaagagctcgagaagcttcaacaacatattgATGGCACCATCgccgaagagcaaagcctcgttgtgcaacgctgtcaaatcgccaccacttcttcaaaagcaagagtatttcatatcatgttttctccctgttcttttctttgtccttgttcttacctgcagggcaaggagaaagaaagcaatcagccagcacttgatatcaatcttccgatctagaaacgactgcttggaacccttccctgattgcttacctagcactacTCTCAAAGTACCCattgtttcaacatcttatgcttctagagaagataccacatctgcccgaagaatagataaggcaagggaaaatgatacattgaagcatgtggagacaagtacaacaaagcacatgccgattcatctgCTACttattcaaaatcaaaagtatctcatatcattagggttgtAATCACTATGGGTTtggtggacttgttttgaccctcaaattcttgggtcgacccgctaggcgttgtgagctgcacgtgccaattcaccacccttgaatcaaatccttaaagatcaagtcaccaactggaagaagcgcCCACCACTCTTGAAggtcataccgttgaccaaactgctcaggtgtgaattggaaagattgaacaaagaaacaggccatcactttcacctcgtgcctgcttgccatgtgttcgagtcaaccttcaagaatcaagcctcaaaggcctttgaagaagcttccagccaaattcaagatcaagcctcaatggcccttgaagaaatcacaagtacGATTCGAGATCAAGTGTccatcacccttgaatcaaatccaactCCACATAAAAAAAGAGTAAGTTCAAACAATCAGAGGAAGCCAGAAagtcctccaacccagttcaagaataagctgtggaaagtcaacaattggaggaaacaagaaaatcctccaacccagttcaagaataagcctgtggaaagtcaacaattggaggaaaccagaaaatcctccgacccagttcaagatcaaaactgtggaaagtcaacaagcgcaacaaaatacgtgccaattcatccactaccaaagccaaagatcatctatcACGTGAAGCtcattgtggtccaatttcaaccttcaagatcaaacctcgacggcccttgaagaaatttcaaacaaagttcaagaacaagcctcaacgacccttgaagaaatatctagcccaattcaagatcaagcctcaacgacccttgaagaaatcttcagctcaattcaagatcaagcctcgatggcccttggatcgacatctacattaaaggacttcaaaacgcatctcctacacgtgacaagcacatgtatacgacgcgccttgaagtgggggcatttgtagacatcaaaatttgggtaaaataaatgttgatcgatAATTGAAATTTCAACGCttacgtgtcacataaattttacacgtagcgtgtgactaaacgaaaaatcaaaatgaattggaaaagtcatcaaacaggacacgtgtcaacacctggcagaaacgatttatttcatcttaatattatattcaaaattaggccttggaaaattctataaataggaaaccatttcatttaagaAGGAGAATAGAAGAGGAATTCACATATACATTTCTTTACTCCCAAATTAGAAGAGAATTCCCTAAattcttgaagctttgaagttctaaagctttcaagcattCAACCTCCTAAATTCCCAagaaatcccgaaggatcaagaaagccctcttcgttcttcgtcaaatcctcttTCAAGaccaagccccgacggcccttgaagaaagtgttcattgttcatcatccgttcatcctaagatcaagccctaacggccatttggatcgacaaaatcaacaaattcacacatccaaccgttcttcaagatcaagcccaaaagcctttgaagatccgttcatccatcaaccttcaagatcaagcccaaaaggcccttgaagaaatttccaactgttcatccaagatcaagcctggacggcccttggatcaatcgcatatccacaaatcaacaccttacggagatcaaatcagaggatcaaatttgagagagattgtaaccccaaaatcattaatacaaaatattattttgtacacgtgttcttgtctcgttcatcgcaggaattttcgtgttcacaaagaTGTTGAAGTTGCTTAACTataaccgttcaaataggagggggaggaaaaaaagagggaagagaatcctactccctcGGTTGATGGGTGCATCATTGTCCACATAAACTAAGGCCTGTTGAGTAAGGATGTAATCAAATCGTGGAGCCCATTTCCTTGATCCCAACCGAGCTGTTGTTGAACAGTTATCAGCCATGAAAGAAACTCCCCGTGCATGCATTAAAGGATTCAAAGAATCCACAGACTCAATAACACTTTCATTAATGATCTCCGAACATGAATGTCCTTTtttagggtaatgctagggaaacaaaaaatttaaaccaaatttacaaaccaaatgatgtgtcaccaataggaaataagcaagttaatcaacgcttaagtaataatccaattattaacaatcaaattatttggtttgcaaatttggtttaaagaaTTTGGTCCCCCTAGCATTATCTCCTTTTTAAACATGTGACTTGATAACGAGCCGATTAGTTAACGCCTTGACaatccgttattttcgtgtcgtttcggATCGGGttaacatgtcatgtaagaaattACTCGGTCTATCAGAGACTCTCAAAAGTGAGACTATTCATGGACTCTCTAGAaactttttatttcaatttttggtttttagttgaAAATTGTATGCAGTTACCATATAAGATtatttcaaataaataaaaacagaagTAAAGACAAAATAATGATTATCAAACCATCCTTAAATAAAGTAAATCCAAGATGGTTGAGGATCCACGATTACATTTGAGAACACAATGTGAACAAATATATTACGCACACAAGGACAAAAGGTAAGCATCAGGTCCCAAATTAGATGGGGTCAATTTACTAATAATAATCTTACAGGTCTATATCAACATATTTTGTAAGGCACGTACCACGCTGATCATTTTTTGGGGCACTGAAATTGCTATAAACGCCATTCTCTCTACCACCTTGAGTAGTATATAAATGGTAGAGCAAATCTACCATTTCAGTATATCTGCTCATCATCATATCCTTTACCAAAATCCAGCTTGCTTCTACTACACTAGCTAGCTACCCATGGAGAACCTAAACCTGCAGCTATGGAAGTATATGTGCTTGGGTTTGATCCTCATGTTGGGAGCTTGGTCTTCTCAAGCCACTTCTCGCAGTCTGCAAGATGCATCAATGTATGGGAGATACGAGCAATGGTTGGCTCGTTATGGCCGTGTATATAATGACGTCGATGAGAAGGAAACTCGTTTCAAGATATTTAAGGAAAATGTGGCGTTTATAGAATCTTCTAATAAGGATGCAAACAAACCTTACAAATTAAGCGTCAATCAATTTTCAGACcttacaaatgaagagttcAAAGCCTCAAGAAATGGATTCAAGGGCCATGAATGTTCCACGAAGACGACTTCTTTCAAATATGAAAATGTGACTGCCGCTTTGCCAGCAACAATGGACTGGAGAAAGAAAGGAGCTGTAACCCCCGTTAAGGACCAAGGCCAATGTGGTAAGTACATAAACGTCTAGCTTCCTGCCATTAATTTAGAGAGACACTATATATATTCATCTTTAATATACTCCTAATCTAACAACTTTTGATTCAAATCGAAATACAGGATGCTGTTGGGCTTTTTCAGCAGTTGCCGCCACCGAAGGTGTTACACAGCTTACAACTGGTAAATTGATCTCTTTGTCTGAGCAAGAGCTCGTTGATTGTGACACCGCTGGTGAAGACCAAGGTTGTGAGGGTGGCTTAATGGACGATGCGTTTCAGTTCATCCAACAAAATCACGGTATTAGCACAGAAACTAATTACCCCTACAACGGTGTTGATGGTACATGTAACACCAAGAAGGAAGCCATCATTGCAGCCAAGATAACTGGCTTTGAGGATGTGCCTGCAAATAGTGAAAAGGCCCTTCTAACCGCTGTTGCTCATCAACCTGTTTCCGTTGCCATCGATGCTAGCGGTTCCGACTTCCAATTCTATTCAAGTGGTGTCTTCACCGGAACTTGTGGAACGAGTCTTGACCATGGTGTTACCGCTGTTGGATATGGCGTGAGTGAGGATGGGACTAAGTATTGGCTAGTGAAGAACTCATGGGGTGCAGAATGGGGCGAAGCTGGGTACATAAGAATGCAAAGAGATGTTGCTGCACCTGAAGGACTTTGTGGGATTGCTATGTCTGCCTCTTACCCCACAGCTTAGTTAATTAAATCAATGCCTACTAGCTATATGCCTTGTAGGTAGTGTGATATGTATCTACCTGTATGTGTAAAATATTTATAAGATAATCAAGATAATTGTTGGGCATTtctcatctaaatttaatagACTCGCTTTCTTGGTCATCTGATGTCCAAGAATTCATGATCGCACATTATTAGATTTGATATGAAAgattaaaaaccaaaatcacacaTTTATTCTCCATCTTAGTCACCCGATGACCAAAGAACCTATGGTCCAAGTTCACATTGGCCTCCCACTAATCAAAAGAATTGCAATCAAACATTTATATATTCATGCAGCTATTGGGCTTTTGCAGCAGCGAGAGCTGTTGAAGGAATTACTCGGCTTACAAATGGTCAATTAAACTTTGTCCGAGCAACAAGTGGTTGATTGTGATACCCGCGCTGAAGACCAAGGTTGTGGTGGTGGCTACCTTGACGGCGCCTTTGAATTCATCAATCAAAACCATGTGATTAGCTCCGCAAGGACCGCAACGCCGGTGTTAGACGGTACATGGAACACCAAAGGCCCTCATACAGCCAATATAACTGGCTATGAAGACGTGCCGATAAGCGATGACAAGGCCCTATAAGACTCATGTTGAGTTGTCAATTATTATGAATCAAATTACTTAAAAGGCAAATAACTTGATGTTCAAGATATTTGACTTTTAACGTAATTCAATATTGGTTAGTAAGAATCATGGAATCAAGATATATTAGTTGACtaattgaaaccctaattaaGTAAGACATATTGTAAATGCCTTGGTGGGACACCATTAAGATTAAAGGGTGATTTGGTGTAATCTCCAATTACTATAACCGGCGAGATTGGAGGAGCCCTAATCACCAGAATAAGGGTGCCCCTGATTCCACAACACACACATTTGATTCCGTGCAAACCTTATTATTGTTGAAGCTAGGGCTAGGTTCAGTTGGCAAACCGTGCCAAATTCCTTGTGTCACCTACCAGCCACATATACATAATTACCGAAAATCAATTATCGCTAGCCAACCATCTTCTTGCAGTTGTCAAAAATTG
Protein-coding sequences here:
- the LOC103432228 gene encoding senescence-specific cysteine protease SAG39-like, whose amino-acid sequence is MKCGDYSNAGNGCISLGLILMLGAWSSQATSRSLQDASMYGRYEQWLARYGRVYNDVDEKETRFKIFKENVAFIESSNKDANKPYKLSVNQFSDLTNEEFKASRNGFKGHECSTKTTSFKYENVTAALPATMDWRKKGAVTPVKDQGQCGCCWAFSAVAATEGVTQLTTGKLISLSEQELVDCDTAGEDQGCEGGLMDDAFQFIQQNHGISTETNYPYNGVDGTCNTKKEAIIAAKITGFEDVPANSEKALLTAVAHQPVSVAIDASGSDFQFYSSGVFTGTCGTSLDHGVTAVGYGVSEDGTKYWLVKNSWGAEWGEAGYIRMQRDVAAPEGLCGIAMSASYPTA